taaagatcttgtaggtgtctgtctctgtctgaggggttggagcaaattcggttgtatctcagggcttggctgtagacaatggatcgtatgatgtgtcttggatggaagctggaggcatgtaggtacgtatagcggtcagtaggtttccggtatagggtggtgtttatgtgaccatcacttatttgtactgtagtgtccaggaagtggatctcttgtgtggactggtccaggctgaggttgatggtggggtggaaattgttgaagtccaggtggaattcttcaagggcctcctttccgtgggtccatatgatgaagatgtcatcaatgtagcgcaagtagaggaggggcactaggggacgagagctgaggaagcgttgttctaagtcagccataaaaatgttggcatactgtggggccatgcgggtacccatagcagtgccactgacttgaaggtataagttgtccccaaatctgaagtggttgtgggtgaggacaaagtcacaaagctcagccaccaggcttgctgtggcctcatcagggatactgttcctgacagcttgtagtccatcctcatgtggaatattggtataaagtgcttctacatccatggtggccaggatggtgttttcaggaagaacgtcaatgcactgtagtttcctcaggaagtcggtggtgtctcgaagatagctgggagtgctggtagcatagggtctgaggagagtgtccaaatagccagataatcctgctgtcagagtaccaatgcctgagatgatggggcgtccagggtttccgggtttatggatcttgggtagcagatagaatacccctggtcggggttctgggggtgtgtccatgtagatttgttcccgtactgtagctgggagtttcttgagcagatggtgtagtttcttttggtattcctcagtaggatcagagtgTGACACGGTAGATTGTGCAGTTGTTCGAAATATGGTCGTGCGTGGCCTCTCACCTCCACTGGGCGTTCGGAATTTGGATCCTCCTCAGTTGACATGAATGTGCCCATGGACTGCCACTATGCTATGGTTCTTGCACTTGGCTCCTAGTGACTGCGGGACAAGGAGGAAGGCACTTGTGGCACCAAACTGAGATGTCACTCACAGTAAATTGTGTAGATCTATGATCTTCTCCTTTATTCTCCgaagaaggaaatattttaaaaggccgACATTTGAGTTATCATTGAGTATCTGTGCGCTAACTCTTCACTGAGaggaatggagcagttcacaaCACTCTCAGATCTATTATTTCAGCTTCTCTGCAGACTCGCATAGGCATCTCTGTATCGGTTATGCTGAGTTCATATATTTTAGGTTTTCTTTGAAACTATAACTGCTAGAGATTTGCTTATTCTTAAAGGAAATCTGAGATCCTGAAGAAGAAGATAGCAGCCTGAGAAAAATACCGCTATGCTTTGAAGCTATGTATGGGTCCCATCTCAATTTTGCAATGAATCAGGAAGTGATTATTTGTTCTAGACCCATTTCAAGGGATCTCCCTGATGCATAGGCTGCTTCTGCCGTATCAGTCGAGGTATTACAAAACAGACACAAATACTAACCCCCGCAGGTGCAGAGCCGTGGGCCTGGTTTAAGAAGTGTATAACTATCTACCCCGAATTGAATTTAGATTCCgggaaaatatagaaaatatttagataaagGAAAACTGTCCACAGGATGAAATAGCGATTTCAGATAAAATCCATAACTAATATTAGGAGTTTAGATCTAagcatgtattattattattattattattattattattattattattggaaatGAGTCGTTCAAATACATTCGGGAACGCATTTGGCATCATACAGGTCAATATCTGGGAATGGCTAAGGGAAGTTTCTTAGGCGTATTGGACCAAATTTATTCTGGCTGTAatctcattgaggtcaatggagttacacaagggATACATTTATAACGAAAACAAAAAGtctatattttatttccttcatttatCCCTCCCACTTGAAATCAATGTGGCGGAGAAAGTACCTCAGAGAAACGATAAAATTAATCGTTTTTTACAATAAACCATGTTGAAATCAAGAGTCtgtttaatctttttaatatAATAAGGCtacttgtatttatttgtttcGAATTGCACATTATTCTATTTCcgttttcattaaatattttattgcgGTTATGTTTGCAAAAGATTTTGACGATATGAAATGTATAAACCATTTTTACATTGAAAAATATCTCAGTAATTTTTAATACAGACGCTTGGTGGTGCTGCTCACCACAAAGGCGAAGAAAGAGAACTGCGGCTGCAGGTGACTCCATTAGTCGCCGAGACAGCGTCTCTCCGCCAGGCAAAGAAGCAGACTATAACAGTGCGTTGTCCAGAATGTGAACTGCACTGTTCCTGAAAGAGCTTCAGGTGGAGACGGGTTTTGACAAAGATTCTTGTCCGTAAGCATTACTAAGGGACGCTGAAATATATGTAAAGAGAGAACAGGTATCTGTAGAAGAGGTTCGGTTACAAGGAAACATGGGGATAAGAAATAGTGAGAAAGGCCTGACAAGGCAGGTTCTGTCTCTGATCCTTTTTCTCCGTGTGCCGGAGGTGAGAACTGAAACGCTTCGGTATGCTGTGACTGAAGAAACAGGAAGCGGGTCTTTCGTGACGAATATTGCAAAGGATTTGGGGCTGAAAGCCGAGAAACTGTCCGCTCGGCAGGCCCGGATtatttctgaagggaaaaaacagtatTTTCAGCTCGACCGCAGCACCGGGGATTTGTTTATACAAGAAAAAATAGACCGAGAGGAGCTCTGCGGGCAGATCGATCCCTGCCTGGTGCATTTTGAGATATTGCTGCACAGTCCGCTACAGTCCTACCGAGCTGAGGTAAGCGTTTATTATATAAATGATCATTCTCCGGTGTTCTTGAATAATGAAATTATCCTAAAGATCTCGGAAAGTACTATACCTGGAAACCGGTTTTTACTGGAGAGTGCCCAGGATTTAGATGTTAGCAACCACAGTCTCCAGAATTACAGCATTAGCTCTAATGACTATTTTCAGATTTATACTCGGGATCGCAGTGACGGCAGAAAGTACGCAGAGCTGGTGCTGGATAAACCCCTGGACCGTGAGGAGAAGCCGGAGATCAGTTTCACACTCATAGCTATCGATGGTGGTTCCCCACCGCGGTCGGGTACAGCCCGAATTCGAGTTATGGTTCTGGATATAAACGACAATAATCCGGTATTTTCTCGTCTTCTTTATAAAGTCCAGATTTTGGAAAATACACCTGAAGATTATTTGTTAGCTACAGTCTCTGCTACCGATTTAGACGAAGGAATTAATGGGGAAATATCCTATTCCATTATTCAAAATTCAGAGGAAAATCGCCAAACTTTTAAGATAAATCCTATCACCGGGGAAATTCGACTCAAGCGGCCATTGGATTTTGAAGACAGAGAAAACTATGAGATAGACATACAGGGCATGGACGGCGGGGGTCTGTCTGCACACTGCAAAGTCCTGGTGGAATTGCTGGATATGAATGACAATGCTCCGGAGGTGACCATAACATCCCTCACCAGTCCTATCCCCGAAAACTCCCAGCAGGGGAGAGTGATGGCTCTATTCAGTGTCAGAGACCGGGACTCCGGCGATAATGGGAAAACTGTCTGCTCCATAGAGGACGAGCTGCCTTTTACTGTCAGAAAAGTATCAAAAAATTCCTACTCTCTGGTGACCGAAAGCGCACTGGATCGTGAGAGACTATCGGAGTACAACATAACAATCACTGCTCAGGATTTGGGATCTCCCAGTCTCGCTACTGCAGTGACAATCACCGAAAATATCAGATATTAATGACAATTCTCCCGTGTTTAATGAAGCGTCATACACTATGTATATAAGAGAAAACAACGGGCCAGGGATAAAAATTGGCAAAGTCAGTGCTATTGATTCGGACTCAGAGCAGAATGCCAAAGTGACATATTCTCTATTGCCTGCTGAGGTAGGTGGCCTTCTGCTTCTCTCTTATATCTCCATAAACTCGGAAAATGGGAATGTGTACGCTCTGCGATCCATGGATTATGAACAGATAAGAGAGTTCCAGGTCACAGTGAGAGCTGCAGATGGCGGGTCCCCTCCACTAAGTTCTGAAGTCGTTGTCCGAGTTGTGATAATTGATGACAATGACAACTCCCCCTTCATTTTATACCCTCTGCAGAACAGCAGCTCTCCCGCTAATGACCTAGTTCCCAAGTCGGCGGAGGCGGGTTACCTGGTGACGAAGGTGGTAACTGTGGATGGAGATTCCGGTCAGAATTCTTGGCTTTCCTACCGGCTGCTGAAGGCCACAGACCCAAGTCTCTTCACTGTGGGTTCCCAAAATGGTGAAATAAGGACCACTAGGCCATTAAATGAACGAGACAGCTTCAAGCAGAAACTTCTTATCCTTACTAAAGATAACGGAGAACCATCCCTATCAACCACAGCGACGCTAAATTTTCTTGTGGTGGATGGATTTTCAGACGCGTATATGCAGATTTTTGAGGTACCCAGCGAAGAAGAGAAGGAAAGCACACTGACTACGTATTTAGTGATAGCGCTAGCTAtgatttcattcatttttttattttcgaTAGTAATATTTGTAATTATTAAGGGATGTAAAAGGCGAAATTTTAGTGAAAAATATAACTCGGCTTGTAGCAATTTTTATGGCGCTAACGGCTTCCCCGGTGATTTAGTAGGTGCCAGTGGACCCGGAATCCTATCCGAGCCTTGTCATTATGAAGTCTGTTTGACAAACGGATCGAGTAACAGCGAGTTTAAATTTCTCAGACCAATAAGTTTTCTTGCTCAGAATTCTGAAATAGACAAGGTCAGAGACAATGATTTTCTTAATAGTTCCCATGCGGGTAGTCAGATAGAATCAGTGAGTCAGCACAGAATATCTGCTTGTGttgattaatatttaattttccaaACTTGCTTTGATGCTTGTTAGTAAGAGTTTAACAGAATTTTAAACAATTTGAGTGTGCATAGTAATAATTTAGCTATATACATCCCTACTATTCAATCTTCACGCCCTTGCCTTGTACTTTAATTATGAATATTCCTCTTCTCATAGAAAtccattgatgatgatgatgatgatgatagcgATGTCCCTGTGTGTACAGATATTATTTTAGATTAGTGATTTTTGGTTAAATTTTCGAGAGCGACAGAaattcctaaatcacttttgaaaacgggACTTCGTTCTAAATcacttagtcacttttgaaaattttagcctttGTTGCGAAACTGTAGTATTGTGTGGGATGAAGAACATGTAACTCtctcagctccactgaagtctcgATAAAATTATCCCACTTTGAACTCTGCTTGATAAGGTTCATGAGGCCACTTAGGTCCATGAATTAACATGTAATGCAACATACGTATAAAATCTTTTCATGTAGAAAAAGTTGAGGCAAATTCCCGACTGATTTCCTTTAGGACTGGAATGTAGGGATCGCTATTAGCTGGACAGACTTGAAGTGCCATTGCTTAGTTTATCCACCGGCATTGTGGAAGTCATGGAACAACACTGTTCCTAAAGTACCCCAGATATAGAATGTATCATATATGTCTGGATCAAAATTTTCCAGCTGGGGGCCTAAACACAGGCAAGCAAACGCATATTCAGGCCCCCCAATAAAAGTGGGCTTTTTTTTCTGGGcttccattttcttcaatgggagttgaaagaACGCTGTAGCTTGGAAAGTTAGACCACGCCCCTAaggtgtctaactttaggcactgacTTTGCAGACCGTTACCCTCGCCTTTAATTTCTCCATTGACGGTTGAGCTCACAACCACCTTTGGAAACTCTTTCAAATTTCTTCATATTATttcgttttaaaaaaatctgaccttTAACATATGTTCTTCGATATGGGTCATACCCCTAACGTGTCTATATTCACACCAGAAGTATGACCCTTTCCAGGTTTAGCTGTGGCCCTCACAATTATTCACTTTTAACATGGTTCACCAAACCCTGAGGGAGACTTACCCGCCAGATATCTCTGGCTAATATCATGGTCACTGACCACTAGAACTTTTAGCACTGAAATGATGGCATATAATCCCAACAGTcatatcttgtgtgtgtgttcatctctTGTTAAACTTTGTAGTTGTTTACATCATTATTCACTCAAATTAAACGTCTCTGTATTAAATTAGCACATATCAGGAATAAGATTAAGCGATTTGAAGTGAAATAACTGGAGTGTATTGTGACTGCATGTTCTGTTCCCTAAACTCAATAAAATCTATATTTCCTTTGCTTCAAGTTAATAATACCACTACTTCTCGCTCGCTGATTGCTGCTTAATTATGCGGATGCTTCTATATTATATTTTTAGGGAATTACACATAGTTACCACTACTTCCCTgtcttttattttctctggacCTCTCTTGTTGGGGCTGATTTTCCAACCTGTGTTCATTTTCTGCTCTCTCTTGAACGCTCCaattgatgttttaaaaaaacaaaataaaaataaaaaaaccccacaatgaCCAAAAATGGATATCTGAAGTCTAAGCAGGGCTGAAAACCCTTACAGATGTAAAGCTAACAGTATGGCACTTGCTCTATGTGTGTTGACATTATAAAGATGTGGACTGAGACTCAAGTTAATTCCTATTCTAACCAGATAGTTTTATCTACGATGGCTAAGCTCATCCCATTTAATACTCTAATTAGATTGTTTTCCAGTTTATGAAGTTGTACTATGTGCTCCAAAGTAGATAAGATTAtgcttagttatatattattcacacatttttatttaatttttatttattcttcacTTGTTCCTCCATCTCTTTCTTGAATATTATCTGAACCAGAATGCACTATGTGCAGCTCACTCAAGACCTACTCCTAGCCGGATAGTGAGCTATAAATAATTCTCTTGTGTATTTGATTATTTAAAGCGAGTCTGACTCTCGATGGCCCACATATCTTTAGTTTATCTATAGGAATATGGAGTGGAACTCTATTAGGCATCAGATTCAATAGAATGACCATAGTGCATTGACCTGATCCTGCTACCCTGACTTCACTCAACCATTCCTTCCGTgggctttaaagggcctggtgaaGGCTTTGTTGTGGACCCACAGCACATGTGGATGCCATTGCTCAGGAGCACTGCGTCAGTCACACAAGTAAGTGGACAATGCTTCTTCAGTGGTGACAGAGTATCACATTGTTTTCACTGAATATATTAGACGTTCTAATAATAATGCTGTAATCTGATAAATGTATGACAGGAAAAAATTTTAGGCAACAAAAACAAAGGTCCTTTTAATTAAAGCATTTGTTCTGGTCTTTATAGTAGCCCATGGTGACACATTTAGGAAGTGGGGGACAATAAAATGATTACTATAACTTCAGAAACTCATTTATTAAAATCATGTCAAGTGATGCTACTCAGAAAGGTTCAAAGTGTTAATAATAATTGTGAGCCTCCCTTTGTGAAATTTCATACTAGAATCATAGACatatagggctagaagggaccttgagaaatcatgaagtccaactccctgcactgtggcaggaccaagtaaacctgatgagtgtttgtccaacccaggggtcggcaacctttcagaagtggtgtgccgagtcatcatttattcactctaatgtaaggttttgcgtgccagtaatacattttaatgtttttagaaggtctctttctataagtctataatatataactaaactattgttgtatgtaaaataaataaggtttttaaaatgtttaagaagcttcatttaaaattaaattaaaatgcagagccccccggactggtggccaggacccgggcagtgtgagtaccactgaaaatcagcttgtttgCCGCTTtcagcacatgtgccatagggTGCCTACCCCtggtccaacctgttcttaaaaatctccagtgtcagcattctacaacctcccttggaagcctattcaagAGCATAACtacccttgtagttagaaagtttttcctaatgtctaaacttaatctcccttgctacaaattAAGTCCATTACCTCTTGTCCGCTCTTcaatggatatggagaacaatagatcacagtcctctttataagagccaataacatatttgaagactgttatcaggtcccacctcagtcttcttttctcaatgtGCCCAatttctttaacctttcctcataggtcaggtttgctaaacttttgtttctctcctctggactctctccgaCTTGTCCACATCTCCCTTAAAGTGTGAGGCACAGaattggatgcaatactccagctgagatctcaccagtaccaagcagagcaggacagttacctcccatgccTTAGATACAACACTTCCGCTAACACACCCCATAAtgatattagttttttttttcagaaaggcatcacattgttgactcatattcaatttgtgatccactataacccccaaatccttttcagcagtattaccatctagccagttattcccattttgcagttggGCCAGGGATGGAGCCCCAGTCCAGGGAAGTGAGCTGCAGCCTAACCAAGAATTGACAAAAgcttcaaaatacattttatataatttGTATTGATAAATATATACAGATTTAAGGAtcatttgtgattttatttaaatgtaacaaCTCACTCTCTCCAGAAGAAAAGTGCAGTGCCAGCAAGTTTGAAGAATGTAATGCAGAACGAGGCTTTTGGTATAGCTAATAGTGCCTCAAGAAGTTGCCTTGTTAACGTGGCATTTTACATCCCTACTTATGTAAGGGCCTTGATGTGGTAACCACTGCTTGGTGAGGCCATGGCAGGATTGTAGCAATTAAACCCAAGCTACACGGAGGTTGCAGGGGGTGGAAATGGGGCAGGCAGCCTGTGCCTCCCCAGCCTTCTCCCTCGTGAGACAGGCCCCATGCTTGTTGTGCATgagcagctgcccagccccaagCCTGCCTGATGCGAGGCCACCAGCCCCGACGCAGGTAGCAGTGGCAGCGGTAGTGGCTCCAGCTCCAAGGTCTGACTGCTGCTTCTTCTTTACTAAAAATAAGGTAATTTTTTAACAGCTATTAAATTATACATTGTGCAGGAGTAGAAATAACTGTTTTGTGATTTGTTCCTCACCTGTCCAAAAAGTCGCCCTGagtggtgcatttgatttttccttcttaaagggaggtactttgcatttgtctttattgaatttaattttgttgatttcagaccaattctccaatttttcaaggtcCTTTAGAATCCTaaccctgtccttcaaagtgcttgcaatccctcgcagcttggtgtcatccatatTTTTAAGGAAGTTAAGTTTTAGCTGACATCAGAACTCCAAAAACAGCAACACTGACAGCAGCAACAATACTCCACAGCACTGACAACACTGGGTAGGACAAATTGGCTCAGAAAGCAATTTGCCAGGCATACTATAGagactattttattttactgtttgtTTAATGCCGACAACTGTGCTATATGGAGTACAAGATAAcctgtcccccacagattttacAGTCGAAGAAACAGTGACCAGATCGTTAGATATTCTGGACAGCCTCAACTCACATTAATATCGAGGTGAACTTTGGCTACTTTGCACCGCTGAGTTTTCGGACTAGgtactatttgaaaaaaaaaaaagactaaaatgCACATTAAATATTCAGTATGTCTGTTCTTGCTTTCCGTATTAGTATGTTACCTAAATAGATTTacgttttataaaaaaaagtttattaattcAGGATATCTAAAAAGAAAGCAATATAATAGCCATTCTGTAAAGGAGATAGAACAGCCATAGAACAGATTTTCCAACCGGTTTTACGGCGAGGAAGACCGCGTTTAGACGCATAGTGGCGCTGTTGGCTAATAAGGGGAAAGATTACAACAGGCGATTCTGGCGTCACAGGGCTAGACCGTATCAGGACCAGATACATGTATCTGAGATACGGGTGATTTGTCTGGTATCgcagagaaaaacaaaattataaaggCGTTGGATTAACTGAATCCGTAGAAAGGAAATATACAGACTAAAGTAAATCTTTCGGAAATCAGAATTCTGCAATGAATTTCCACTAGTGTCATTATTTCTCGATCGATGTCTGTGTGTTCTTTCCTATTAAGGATGGCGGATAAGAAGAGGAGAACAACAATCAAAAGGCAAGTCGCTTGTCTCGTTCTATTTCTTTGCATGTGGGCCCTCAGATGCGAGACGGTTCGCTATTCTGTGCCTGAGGAAATGGAAAGTGGGTCCTTTGTGGCTAATGTAGCAAAGGATCTAGGGCTAGACCCGAAGAGACTGTCTGCTCGCAGGGCCCGTGTGGTTTCCGAAGGCAGCCGCCAGCATTTCCAGCTAAACAGCAACACTGGGGACTTGTTTATTAAAGAGAAAATGGACAGAGAGGAATTATGCGGGGAAACGGACCCCTGTATGGTGCAATTTGAAATAATCCTGCAAAATCCCTTACAAGCCTATCCCGCTGAGATAAGAGTTTATGATATAAATGATTATTCTCCAGTGTTCTCAgaaaaggaatttattttaaaaatcctggaaACGTCTGACCCTGGGTCTCGGTTTCCCTTGGAAAATGCCCAGGATCTAGATGTGGGAAACAACAGCCTCCAGAACTACAGCATTAGCAATAATGACTACTTCCATATTTATACGCGGGTTCGGAGTGACGGCAGGAAATTCGCAGAGCTAGTGCTGGATAAACCACTGGACCGCGAGGAGCAGCCAGAGGTGAGTCTAGTGCTCACGGCCGTGGATGGCGGCTCTCCCCCGAGGTCCGGCACAGCACAAATCCATGTCATTGTCCTCGATGCCAATGACAATCCTCCTGTGTTCTCTCAGACCATTTACAAAAGTCGAGTTCTGGAAAACAGCCCCAAAGATTACCTGGTTGTCACTGTTTCTGCAACTGATTTAGATGAGGGAAATTATGGGGAAATATCCTATTCTTTCAGCCAGAAATCCAAAGAAAACAGTAAAACTTTTAATATAAACCCAGTGACAGGGGAACTTCGACTCACAGGCCAATTGGATTTTGAAACTATTGAAACATATGAGCTAGATGTTCGGGCCACAGATGGCGGGGGGCTGTTTTCCCACTCTAAAGTGCTTGTGGAGGTGCTGGATGTGAATGACAATCCCCCGGAAGTTAAAGTAACGTCCCTCACCAGCCCCATACCTGAGGACTCCTCGCCTGTGACAGTGGTGGCGCTTTTCAGTGTCAGAGACCGGGACTCTGGGAACAATGGGAAAACAGTCTGCTCCATAGAAGATGATCttccattttctttgaaaacaacTTTCAAAAATTCCTACTCTCTAGTGACTGAATATGTGCTTGACAGAGAGAAAGTATCTGAGTATAACATCACCATCACAGCCAGGGATTTGGGAACTCCCAGTCTCTCCACTGAGGAGAGAATCGCCGTGAAAATATCCGACATCAATGACAATTCCCCAGAGTTCAGTCAAACATCATACACTATGTATGTCCGAGAAAACAACGGCCCAGCCGTCTTGATAGGGAAGGTCAATGCTTTTGATTCTGACTCAGAACAGAATGCCAAAGTGACATACTCTCTATTGCCTTCTGAGGTAGGTGGCTTTTCGCTTCTCTCTTATATCTCCATAAACTCGGAAAATGGGAATGTGTACGCTCTGCGATCTATGGATTATGAACAGCGAAAAGAGTTCCAGGTTGCAGTGAGAGCTGCAGATGGCGGGTCCCCTCCACTGAGCTCTGAAGTCATTGTCCGAGTTGTGATAATTGATGAAAATGACAACGCCCCCTTCATTTTATACCCTCTGCAGAACAGCAGCTCCCTCGCTAATGACCTGGTTCCCAGATCGGCGAAGGCGGGTTACCTGGTGACGAAGGTGGTGGCTGTGGATGGAGATTCCGGTCAGAATTCTTGGCTTTCCTATCATTTGTTGAAGGCCACTGACCCAGGTCTATTTACTATCGCTTCCCAAAATGGTGAAATAAGAACCACGAGGCTAATAACAGACCGAGATACGGTGAAGCAAAAACTTATTGTGCTAGTTAGGGACAGCGGAGAATCACCTCTTTCTTCATCTGCAACTCTAAACATAGCTCTAGTGGATGGGTTTTCGGATGCATACATGCAGTTTACAGATGTAGCtgtggaagaggaagagaatgacACATTAACGATGTACTTAATAATTTCCTTGTGTTTAGTATCGTTTGTCTTTTTTATTTCAGTGATATTTATAATTATCAAGCTTTATAGAAGAAGGAATTATGGAGAAAAATACATGTCTGCTTCTGGCAATTGTTGTGGTAATAGCAACTTCCAAAATAATTTGGTAGATGTAACGGGTAACGGAACTCTGTCTCACA
This DNA window, taken from Trachemys scripta elegans isolate TJP31775 chromosome 8, CAS_Tse_1.0, whole genome shotgun sequence, encodes the following:
- the LOC117882027 gene encoding LOW QUALITY PROTEIN: protocadherin beta-16-like (The sequence of the model RefSeq protein was modified relative to this genomic sequence to represent the inferred CDS: inserted 2 bases in 1 codon); the protein is MGIRNSEKGLTRQVLSLILFLRVPEVRTETLRYAVTEETGSGSFVTNIAKDLGLKAEKLSARQARIISEGKKQYFQLDRSTGDLFIQEKIDREELCGQIDPCLVHFEILLHSPLQSYRAEVSVYYINDHSPVFLNNEIILKISESTIPGNRFLLESAQDLDVSNHSLQNYSISSNDYFQIYTRDRSDGRKYAELVLDKPLDREEKPEISFTLIAIDGGSPPRSGTARIRVMVLDINDNNPVFSRLLYKVQILENTPEDYLLATVSATDLDEGINGEISYSIIQNSEENRQTFKINPITGEIRLKRPLDFEDRENYEIDIQGMDGGGLSAHCKVLVELLDMNDNAPEVTITSLTSPIPENSQQGRVMALFSVRDRDSGDNGKTVCSIEDELPFTVRKVSKNSYSLVTESALDRERLSEYNITITAQDLGSPSLATAVTITEXISDINDNSPVFNEASYTMYIRENNGPGIKIGKVSAIDSDSEQNAKVTYSLLPAEVGGLLLLSYISINSENGNVYALRSMDYEQIREFQVTVRAADGGSPPLSSEVVVRVVIIDDNDNSPFILYPLQNSSSPANDLVPKSAEAGYLVTKVVTVDGDSGQNSWLSYRLLKATDPSLFTVGSQNGEIRTTRPLNERDSFKQKLLILTKDNGEPSLSTTATLNFLVVDGFSDAYMQIFEVPSEEEKESTLTTYLVIALAMISFIFLFSIVIFVIIKGCKRRNFSEKYNSACSNFYGANGFPGDLVGASGPGILSEPCHYEVCLTNGSSNSEFKFLRPISFLAQNSEIDKVRDNDFLNSSHAGSQIESVSQHRISACVD